GAGGACTTCCAAAAAACCCCAAGGCCCTTTTAGCTATAGGAGACGATGCACTGAAACTCCTGCCAAAGAGAACATTTCCCTTTGTCTACGACCTTGCCGAGGAGTGGTTCAACTTAACGGGACTTCCCTTTGTCTTTGCAGTCTGGGCCGTAAGAAGGGACTCTTACGAGAAGAAGAGAGAGAAGGTTAGGGAACTCTACAGGAAGCTCATTGAATCAAGGGACTTTGGAGAAAGGAGTTTCGATGAAATATGTTCTGCTTACAGTAAAAAAATTCCCCTAAATGAAAAGTCCTGCAGAAACTACCTTAACTGTCTCAACTTCCACCTTGGAGAAGAGGAAGAATCCTCCCTTAAGACGTTCTCTGAAAAAATAGGAAAGCCTTTTAAACTTTACTACTTAGAGATTTAAGTTT
The DNA window shown above is from Balnearium lithotrophicum and carries:
- a CDS encoding menaquinone biosynthetic enzyme MqnA/MqnD family protein, with the translated sequence MLRVGKIEYLNTVPVYYGFIKGVVKCKEVEFVEDVPSELNRLLREGFLDVSVVSSYEYITNWDKYLVLPDLSISAYRKVKSVLFFSKVPIHQLHRKDVWITRSSMTSRELLKYLLKNVYGVEPNFYYYSMKEGGLPKNPKALLAIGDDALKLLPKRTFPFVYDLAEEWFNLTGLPFVFAVWAVRRDSYEKKREKVRELYRKLIESRDFGERSFDEICSAYSKKIPLNEKSCRNYLNCLNFHLGEEEESSLKTFSEKIGKPFKLYYLEI